A window of Roseburia hominis A2-183 genomic DNA:
CGCGCCTGCAGCGTCTTTCGTCTCCGAGGATTTTCATATCTTCTCCCCGGACAACCACCGTCACATTCAAGGTACGCTCGATTTTTTTGATATAGACATCAAACTGACCGAACACATTCGCCATGTGGTCTGTCGGTATATTTAACGAAACTTCAGTCAGACTCATTTTCATTCTGCCTTTCTTGCATTGTGGTATCGTAAACCTCTGTCGGCTGATAGGAAACAATGGATTCGTGCGCCCACAGATCGCCGCTTACCACATATTTTTCACCCGTACTTTTTATAATAACATTTTTTGATATAATTTGAATACCTTTTTCTTCCAAATCTTTGATGTAATCCGAGAAATTCTTTGTGGCAATCTGACGGATCTCCGCTTCGGTGCGCTCGTGCCGCACCTGCTCGACCTCTGTGAACTCACTTTTATTCAGCCACACGGGCAGATAAAAATTGTCCGCCACATGGAGCTGCCTGCTCTCCGTCTGCACCTGATACTCTGCAAACGGATTCCGGAAAAGCGGCCAGTCGAACACGTTATCAAGCAGCGTGATGCTGTAACGCTCCTTCGTGTTCCCGGTCGGTGCCATCTCCACCCAGGTGCCATCAATCACATCCCGGTAGGAATAGAGTACCTTCGCCTTGATGTCCGCATCGGACGGACGGTAGAGGTACTGCATGATCTCACCGTCGTCGTTTAACACTTCAATGCGCCCCGAGACTAAGATGTCGCCTTTCTTTACCTCCGCTCCCACCGCGGTAAGCGGCGTGCCCGCGCGTGTCACCATCTCGGTAATCACGCCGTCTTTGGCGGCGACAATGTCCTGCGGTTCATCGCTCTTCGCCTCATATTCTTCCTGCGACAGGAGGTTTTCCTGAATATCGACCGTCATCTTTGTACCATAAATCTTGATGGAAGTCCAGATGACATCCCGGTAGCGGCTCCGCATGGCTTCTTCCAGATCCTCGCACGAAATCTGGGATTTTTTCGTTCCAAACGATGCGTGTTCCTCCTCCAGGAAATCCAGAATCGTCTCCGTGGTCAGATAAGAATTCCCGTTGATTTCGATATTCCAGATGAATCCGGACAGATCATACAGCAAAAAGCAGAAAAAAAGCAGGCCTGCCGGGAAAAGATACCGTCTGCGGTAGCGAAACGCGCAAAACGGCATCCCCACACGCTTCTGAATCCGGATCTGCGTTTTGGTTTTTTTCAGAATGGGCTTCAGCTGTCGGAATGCATCGACACTGATACAAAAAGTATATCCATTTTCACACGGTTTTAAATTCCAGATCAGGATATTCCGGTTCCCGCACAGATTTAAGAACCGTTCCGGTGCATATCCCGTCAGCTTCACATGAACATAACCGCGAAAATATTTGATCACAGAGAGCAACATCGTCTCAGTTCTCGTACTCTATCGTATCAATGCTGCCCGTTATTTTCATTTCTTCATTCGTGTAATAATCTATGGCAAGACGGACACCGGTAATCCGTATCCTGCAGGTTTTTGTCTGCACCCGGATAAAGGAATCCTCGTATTCCAGGATTCCTTTATAATTTGAAATCACAGCTTCCCCTCTGCCGGTGACGGTCACGATCGCCGCCCCGAGCATGAGGTCTTTGGGAAGCTCCAGGTTATCTACAATTCTTTCGCGCAGCGAAATCTGTGACCCCGCTGAAGTTCTGCTATTTTTTCTCATATAGCACTATATGAGGAAAAATACCGTCTTATTCTGGAAAGATATATTCTCTGACCACCGGCACGAAAGCCGCCGGCTCTTTGGCGATCTCGTAGGCATGGGCAATTTTTTCATACGCCGCCTGCATTTTGGCATCATCATTGCCATAAATCGTCGCAAGCACTTCACCGTCACTTACCGCATCCCCGTTCTTTTTCTCCAGAATAATACCAACGGATAGATCAATCGCACTCTCCTTGGTCTCTCTTCCGCCTCCCAGGGTCATGCAGGCAATTCCGATGTCTTCCGCCAGAATCCGGTGCACATATCCGCTCTCTTTTGCCGTGACCTCTAGTGTCTTCCCCGCAACCGGCAGAAGGGATGTGTCATAGACCGGTGCAGCATCTCCGCCCTGTGCGCGCACGAACTGGGCAAATTTATCGAGTGCCGATCCGTCTTCTATCACGCCCTCCATCAGTGCGCGGGCTTCCTTTTCGTCCGCCGCCCGCCCTGCGAGCATAAGCATCTGGCTGCCCAGTGCAAACACCACTTCTTTGAAATCAGCCGGTCCCTCTCCGCGCAGGGTATCAATCGCTTCCCGGACCTCAAGTGAATTGCCGACCGCGCGTCCCAACGGCTGATCCATATCCGTGATGACAGCCACCGTCTTCTTGCCCGCCATCGTACCGATGGAGACCATCTCTTTTGCGAGCGCTCTGGAATCCTCAAGCTTTTTCATAAAAGCGCCGTTGCCCGTCTTGACATCCAGAACGATGGCATCGCTTCCGGACGCCAGCTTTTTGCTCATGATGGAGCTGGCAATGAGCGACATCTGATCCACCGTTGCCGTCACATCACGCAGCGCGTATAATTTCTTGTCCGCCGGCGCCAGATTGGCAGTCTGTCCCGCAATGGCAATCCCGATGGTATTGACATTCCCGGCAAACTGCTCCTCGGAGAGCGCGGTCGTAAACCCGTCAAAACATTCTAACTTGTCGATTGTTCCGCCGGTATGCCCCAGTCCCCTGCCGGACATTTTCGCAACCGGAACCCCGAGCGCAGCAATGATCGGTGTCAGCGCCAGTGAGGTCTTGTCTCCCACGCCTCCGGTGCTGTGCTTATCGACCTTTACCCCCTTGATCCCCGAGAGATCCAGCACATCACCGCTGTCCCTCATGGCAAGCGTTAAATCCACCGTCTCGCGCGGCGTCATTCCGCGAAAACAGATCGCCATTGTCATGGCGGACATCTGATAATCCGGAATGCTTCCCTCCGTAAAACCTTCTATCATATAGCGGATCTCATCCGTGGAAAGTTCCCCGCCCTGCTTCTTTTTTAAGATCAAATCATACATTCTCATACTGCAATCCCCCTTATTTCTAAAGTATACTTTATTGTAACACCGTTTAACCGCCGATTCAACATTTGCCGCGCGGACGCTTGACAAGTCGTGCGGCGGACTTCTATACTGATGATAGATTTTTAAGCTTCTACAGGGAAAAGGAGACCGTTATGACCGGATATCAAATTCAAAGCCACAGAATATTACTGTGCGTGCTCGCACTTTTTTGCTTGGGAATGGCTCTGATGGGATGTAAAAAAGCATCGCTGGATGACTGGTATGCCACACAGGCGGATCAGTTTCAGGAGATGACAGACGCCGTCAATTCCCAGGATCTGGGATACACCCTGGACATTGTCACCGCAGATTCCGATGCGTTAGTGTTCCAGTACACGCTTTCTAAGGCGTATGATATGTCGGATGATGCAGACGCCGACGCACTGACGCAGCTGTATGACGCCATTTTTGACAGCTATGCCTCCACTTTTTCCTCGCTGCGCGCGCAGATTGCAGATGAGACCGGCATAAACGGCATCGCCATCCGGCTGACCGCCTTAAATCCGGACGGAACCGTTCTGTATTCCAGGGACTTTACCGAATAGCCTGCCGCTATTTGTGGTAGGGTTCCCGGTTCATGATGCGGTAGCCGCGGTAGATCTGCTCCAGCAGAATCACGCGCATCAGCTGGTGTGGAAACGTCATTCTGGAAAAAGAGAGCTTAAAATCCGCCGCCGCAAGCAGCTCTTTTGACATGCCGAGTGACCCACCGATCAAAAAGATCACATTGCTGATCCCGTCAGTTCCCAGTTTTTCCAGTTTCTGTGAGAGTTCGACCGAATCGAGTTCTCTGCCGTCTATGGCGAGTGCCATGACATAGGAGCTGCTCTGCCTGCATTTCTCGAGGCGGGCAAGCACACGCTCCCCCTCCTTTTGCCGGATCTGCATTTCTTCCGTGGCACTTGCGCCGTCTGGCGTCTTTTCATCTGCGACCTCGATGATTTCCAGCTTGCAATAGCGCGTCAGGCGCTTAGCGTATTCCTCGATGGCATCTCTGTAAAATTTTTCTTTGATTTTTCCAACGCATAAAATTGTAATCTTCATAGCAGGTTCATTATAACATTCTTTGGTTGCGGCAGTCTATAAAATCTCCTATAATATAGGAAAAGAAAACTAAGAAAGCGAGAACTTATTATGTGGTGTCCAGAATGTAAAAACGAATATGTAGCGGGAATCGTCCGCTGTCCGGACTGCGGCGTGGATCTGGTGGAGTCGCTCTCCATATCAGAGGACAAATCAAAAGACAGTCCGGATGCCTTCTCCCCTGATGACATGGAAGAACTTTCGGCAGCTTCCACCGTCAGGGCAGCGGAAGGCGGCAGAGGAGATACTCCGCCGCTTACTGCACATTCACACGCCTACCGGTCCAAGGCTTCCCAGACCGAAGATATGAAGTCTACCGCCTACACCTTTACCGGGGTCGGCATCATCGGACTGGTTCTTTTAGTGCTGTTTTTCTGCGGCGTTCTTCCGATCCATATTACCGGTGCCGCCAGAATTCTGATGGGTCTTGTCATGGGAATCATGTTCGTTATCTTTTTGTGGATCGGCATCCGTTCCTTCGGACAGATCAAACAGCTCAAAGATGCGACTGCAACAGAAGATGCACTGCAGGATGAGATCCTCAAATGGTTTCTGGATACCTACCGTGCCGATGTCATTGATCAGTCCGTCGACAACGATCAGCCGGAGGAGGCGCTGTATTTTTCCCGCTACGAAGTGATGGAAAAGCTGCTGCTTCATCAGTATCCCTCCCTTTCGGAATCCTTTACCGATCATATGATTGAACTGCTCTACGCCGAGCTTTTCTAAAATCGGGACATTTCTCCAAAACAGCACTTCTTTCATGCAGCGACTTATGGTACAATAGAACCATCAAATATACTATTGAGAGGTGACGATTTTGAAATTACTGGAAGAAAAGATTCTTTCCGAGGGAAAGGCATTAAACAAAGACATTCTTAAGGTAGACAGTTTTATCAATCATCAGGTGGATCCGGTGCTCATGGCACAGATCGGGGAGGCATTTGCCGCACATTTTAAAGGCAGAGGCATCACGAAAGTGGTTACTATCGAAAGTTCTGGAATTGCTCCTGCACTCATGACCGCATCTGCGCTGGGCGTTCCTATGGTAATTTTGAAGAAGCAGCCTTCTCAGATTTTAAATGATAATCTCTACCAGACTGTGATCACATCCTTTACCAAAGAGACGAACTACGAGCTGACGCTCTCCAAGAAGTACATCTCCGAGGAGGATCACGTCTTAATCATCGATGATTTCCTTGCAAACGGTGAGGCTGCGACCGGAGCGATCCGTCTTCTGCGTCTGGCACATGCGACCATCGCCGGTCTCGGCGTTCTGGTGGAAAAGTCTTTCCAGCCAGGACGTGAAAAGCTGGTTGATCAGGGAACCGAAGTGTATGCACTTGCCAGAGTCGGTGCAATGGATACGGACCACGTTGAATTTTTACCGGCGGACGACGAGTGATCTTCTAAAAGGGGATTGTCGCAATAAGCGTATTGTACTTTGCGCTGATAAGTAATATTATTAAAAGACCACACCGTGGGATTTCAGATGGAAATGCAGATGAAAATTCGGTTCAAAAAATGTGGCATTTCTAACCAGCCGGATGTTTGCAATCTGCGATGATCCATGTCTTTCCAAGTTTGGAGCACTCCACGGACTGTGTCCGCAAATCATGAGACAATTTAAGAACTTTCGTGTGGCGCTTTTGCCGCTGCTGAATAAAACATAATCGCGCGAACCGAAACTCGCTGCCATCTGCCTTATTTTCAATAGCAGATGGCAGCGAGTTTCGGTTCGCGCGATTTTATAGTGTCTGTGAAGCAGCAGCATTAGCCGCCACTAGAAAGTTTGCTCATTGTCTCTGATTTGGCGGACACACTCCGGGAGTGTTCAAACGTGGAAGAGACACGGAATCCGATGCAAACATTCGGCTGGAAGAAATACTCACATTTTTCTCAAACGAATTTCCATCTGCATTTCCACATGAAATCTCCAAGTATGTTTCTTATAATATTACTTATCACCCCAAAGAGGTTATGCTTATTGCGGCAATTCCTTTTTACGGGTAATAGATAAAATTGGCACGGTAAACACCGCTGTCCAATCCCGTCTTTTTGTCCACCACAAGTACGGACAGGACATTGTTGCCCTCCGGCACCTCAAACGGCTCCGTGTAGCGCGCAGACGCCGTGGTAGGATCGGTTCCGTCCCAGGTATAGTAAATGCTGCATCCATCCTCTGCGGTCAGCGTCACGAGTGTCGGCTCATAAAAACGGCCTCCGTCCGGCGACACCTCTGCAAAATCCGGTGGTGCAAGTTCGATCTCAAAATCGGCATACGTCACGGAACTGTAGATTCCCTTATCGTTCCGGCAGACCGCCGCGATGGTATATTTGCCACTCTCATCAAAGACGAGCGGGTTTCCGACAAAATACCTCGTTCCGGTCTTGGCATCCAGTTCGTTCTCATCTCCATTGATCGTATAGTAGATGGCATCCCCGTCTGTCGACGCAATCTCTACCTCGAGCGCCTCATCATACTTTCCGGACGGCACATCTCCCTCAGGATCCGTAATCAGCGGTGCAGATGTCATGTAATCCGCAAACAAATCCAGAATCTTATCCTTATTCTTAAGATCCTCGGCATCGACCTCCGCTTCCAGATCCAGAATGCTGTCGTAATCTTCCCTCGCATCATAGATAGCGATCAGATCTCTGTATGCGTCCTCATTGGCAGGATCAAGCTTTATGATCTCAATCAGGAGCACCATTGCCGCATCGGTATTTTTCTGTTTTTCATAGATTTCAATCATCTTCTCACGCGCGGTAATATCGTTTGGATACAGATACAGCGCACGCTCGTAATAGTCAAGTGCCTCCCCGTC
This region includes:
- a CDS encoding chitobiase/beta-hexosaminidase C-terminal domain-containing protein encodes the protein MKCAKCGAEIKEGCIYCSVCGNAVQIVPDYSVLEDDYLRSLLKEEESAGKEPAPAQAKQQKPKQPQRKKNRRLPFLIGGILLVLLVLAGILIKAAIDHRNANSYDYQMEQAAMAADAQNDGEALDYYERALYLYPNDITAREKMIEIYEKQKNTDAAMVLLIEIIKLDPANEDAYRDLIAIYDAREDYDSILDLEAEVDAEDLKNKDKILDLFADYMTSAPLITDPEGDVPSGKYDEALEVEIASTDGDAIYYTINGDENELDAKTGTRYFVGNPLVFDESGKYTIAAVCRNDKGIYSSVTYADFEIELAPPDFAEVSPDGGRFYEPTLVTLTAEDGCSIYYTWDGTDPTTASARYTEPFEVPEGNNVLSVLVVDKKTGLDSGVYRANFIYYP
- the yqfD gene encoding sporulation protein YqfD → MIKYFRGYVHVKLTGYAPERFLNLCGNRNILIWNLKPCENGYTFCISVDAFRQLKPILKKTKTQIRIQKRVGMPFCAFRYRRRYLFPAGLLFFCFLLYDLSGFIWNIEINGNSYLTTETILDFLEEEHASFGTKKSQISCEDLEEAMRSRYRDVIWTSIKIYGTKMTVDIQENLLSQEEYEAKSDEPQDIVAAKDGVITEMVTRAGTPLTAVGAEVKKGDILVSGRIEVLNDDGEIMQYLYRPSDADIKAKVLYSYRDVIDGTWVEMAPTGNTKERYSITLLDNVFDWPLFRNPFAEYQVQTESRQLHVADNFYLPVWLNKSEFTEVEQVRHERTEAEIRQIATKNFSDYIKDLEEKGIQIISKNVIIKSTGEKYVVSGDLWAHESIVSYQPTEVYDTTMQERQNENESD
- a CDS encoding pyrimidine-nucleoside phosphorylase; its protein translation is MRMYDLILKKKQGGELSTDEIRYMIEGFTEGSIPDYQMSAMTMAICFRGMTPRETVDLTLAMRDSGDVLDLSGIKGVKVDKHSTGGVGDKTSLALTPIIAALGVPVAKMSGRGLGHTGGTIDKLECFDGFTTALSEEQFAGNVNTIGIAIAGQTANLAPADKKLYALRDVTATVDQMSLIASSIMSKKLASGSDAIVLDVKTGNGAFMKKLEDSRALAKEMVSIGTMAGKKTVAVITDMDQPLGRAVGNSLEVREAIDTLRGEGPADFKEVVFALGSQMLMLAGRAADEKEARALMEGVIEDGSALDKFAQFVRAQGGDAAPVYDTSLLPVAGKTLEVTAKESGYVHRILAEDIGIACMTLGGGRETKESAIDLSVGIILEKKNGDAVSDGEVLATIYGNDDAKMQAAYEKIAHAYEIAKEPAAFVPVVREYIFPE
- a CDS encoding DUF4854 domain-containing protein, with protein sequence MTGYQIQSHRILLCVLALFCLGMALMGCKKASLDDWYATQADQFQEMTDAVNSQDLGYTLDIVTADSDALVFQYTLSKAYDMSDDADADALTQLYDAIFDSYASTFSSLRAQIADETGINGIAIRLTALNPDGTVLYSRDFTE
- the rlmH gene encoding 23S rRNA (pseudouridine(1915)-N(3))-methyltransferase RlmH; the protein is MKITILCVGKIKEKFYRDAIEEYAKRLTRYCKLEIIEVADEKTPDGASATEEMQIRQKEGERVLARLEKCRQSSSYVMALAIDGRELDSVELSQKLEKLGTDGISNVIFLIGGSLGMSKELLAAADFKLSFSRMTFPHQLMRVILLEQIYRGYRIMNREPYHK
- a CDS encoding xanthine phosphoribosyltransferase; amino-acid sequence: MKLLEEKILSEGKALNKDILKVDSFINHQVDPVLMAQIGEAFAAHFKGRGITKVVTIESSGIAPALMTASALGVPMVILKKQPSQILNDNLYQTVITSFTKETNYELTLSKKYISEEDHVLIIDDFLANGEAATGAIRLLRLAHATIAGLGVLVEKSFQPGREKLVDQGTEVYALARVGAMDTDHVEFLPADDE
- a CDS encoding YabP/YqfC family sporulation protein; translation: MRKNSRTSAGSQISLRERIVDNLELPKDLMLGAAIVTVTGRGEAVISNYKGILEYEDSFIRVQTKTCRIRITGVRLAIDYYTNEEMKITGSIDTIEYEN